ACCAGGTCAGCGACGATGAGGTGCGTCGGCTGCTGAATACGCCGACGCGGTAAGCCAACCGGCGCTACTTGGCCGGGTCGTCGCCGCGGCTTTCGGCCGACACCGTTTCGTCGTCGGTCGACTTCGCTGCCGCGGTGGCGTCCTCGTCCGCGACTTCCTCCGGGTAGTCGACCGCGTCGTCAGCAGCGGGCTGCTCGTCGTGGGCATCATCGCTGGTGTCACGGCGCTGCCGTTCCCGCAGCGCGTCCACGATCAGCAGCACCACGCCAAGGATGCTGGCGCCGATGCACACCCAGGCCACCAGCTCGTTGCTGGTGACAACCGCGAACACCAGGGCGACAAGCCCGATCAGGGCCAGCACCAGCGCAATGATCAGCATCGGTCATCCTCCAGCCAAGGGGCGGGACTGCCAGGTCCAGTGCACAGAAGTGTGCCGAACAAGGCGTCCGGCACTGCTCCCGGCTAGTTATTACCCCGATTGAATTGGTCGAACCCACCGGCATCCGCACTCGAGTCGACGGGAGCCGCCGATCCGCGCTGGCCGAGTTCCTCGAGCTGGGACTCGAGGTAGGTCTTGAGCCGGGTGCGGTATTCGCGTTCGAAGGTACGGAGCTGCTCGAGACGGCCTTCCAGCACGGTGCGCTGCTGGTTGATGGTCCCCATGATCTCGGAGTGCTTGCGTTCCGCGTCGGCCTGCAGGGCGTCGGCCTTCTCCTGGGCCTGACGCAACTGCGCCTCGGAGCGGGTTTGCGCGTCGGCCAGCATCGCTTCGGAGCGCTGCTTGGCGTCGGCGATCTGGGCCTCGGCGGTTTGCCGGGCTTCGGTCAGGATCTGGTCGGCGTTGGTGCGGGCGTCGGACAGAAGTTTCTCGGACTCGGCCTGCGCGCTGCTGGTCAGCCGGTCGGCGGTGTCCTGGGCCAGGCTCAGCACCCGGGCCGCCTTCAAGGCCTGCTCTTCGTTGGTCCCGGTAGCGGCCGGTGCCGGCGCCGGTTTGACCGGTTCGGGTTCGGGCTCGAAGACGGGGACAGCCGGGGTGGGGGCGGCAGCGGCAGCGGGGGCGGCAGCGGCGGCCCCGCCACCGGAGGCAAGTTCGCGGTCGAGTTCCTCGACCCGCTGGCGCAGATCGGAGTTCTCTTCAATCAGCCGTGTCAGCTCGTTTTCCACTAGGTCCAGGAACGCGTCGACCTCGTCCTCGTTGTAACCGCGCTTGCCAATAGGCGGCTTACTGAACGCCACATTGTGGACGTCGGCTGGTGTAAGCGGCATTGTTTCGTCCCCTCAAGTTCTGTCAAACGTTCTCGAAAGTGTAGAACGGAGTGGCAGCGGTTGTGCAACTGCCGCCCATCCTGTCACACCAGACCCGGCTGTCGCCGATTCGCCCAATAAATAAGAACCAATTTCAAACACTAAGAGCCATAAAATCCCAATCCTTAGAATTTGCAAATCGCGCGCATCAAACCGACGCCGAACCGTGGCCAAACCGTCGCTCAGAGCCGCCGACACTTAGTACGGCTCACGCCGCGGCGCCGAAGGCGAGCTGCATGCCGATGAACGCGACCAGTAAAAGCACCATGATGGAAAGGTCGAAGCGGACCGCGCCAATGGTGAGCTGAGGGATCAATCGACGCAGCAGTTTCACCGGCGGATCAGTGATCGACATGATGATCTCCAGGATCACCACGGTGATGCCGGTGGGATGCCAGTCACGGCTGAACGAGCGAATGAACTCGACGACGACCCGAGCGATGAGCAGCAGCCAAAAGATGAACAGCGCAAACCCAAGGATCTGAAAGAACAGCACCAACGAGAGCCCGACCTTACCGATGAGACGCCAATCCCCGCGCGGCAGCGCGGCAACCGCAAGAGTACCGACTCACCTCTGGGCCGACATCTCAGATGCGCCGCATCGGCAGGCGGGTGCCTGACGCCCAACCCGCCGCTCCGGCGGGGCAGCTGTGGCTATTGGTAAGCGTAGAAGCCGGTTTCGGCGATCCGCCGGCGCTCTTCCGGCGTCACGTCGACGTCGGCGGGCGATAGCAGGAACACCTTGGTCGCGACCTTGTCGAACGAGCCGCGCAGGGCGAACGCCAACCCGGCCGCGAAGTCCACCAGTCGTTTGGCATCAGCGTTGTCCATCGACACCAGGTCCATGATCACCGGGGTGCCGTCGCGGAACCGCTCGCCGATGGTGCGGGCCTCGCTGTAGTCCTTCGGCCGCAGCGTGGTGATCTTCGACAGCGGGTGACCGTCCTCGAACATCATCGCCATCCGGCGCGGGTCCATGGCCAGCGCGCCGCGAGTCGAACCGCGCAACCACGACCCGAGGCGCGGCCGGCCCATCTCGGGCCCCCGGTCGAACTCGCGGGGCGCGACGGAACCGTAGCGCGGCTCCTCCGGGTAACCGCCGCGGTAGCCGGCGGGGGCGTACTCGGCGGGCTCGCCCCGCGGGTCGTCGTAATCGCGGCCCTCATAGCCGCGGCCATAACCGTCGTCGAAGCGAGCACGGGGAAAACCACGGGAGGGTGCGCGGTCGTCGTAGTACTCGTCTTCGTAGTCGTCCATCGGGGCCATACCGAAATAGGCCTTGACCTTATGCAGTGTGCTCATTGCGTACGACCCCTTCTAGCCCCTGGGATTTCTGTTGTCTGTGGTAAAGGTGTGACTACAGTGACTACTCACGGTGACGGTAGCCGCCGTGGGCCCAATAGCGCGGTACCGACACGCACACACGTCGAACCGTGTTTTACGGCTATTTCGAAATCGTTGGACATTCCGGCGGACAGGCCGACCGCATTCGGATGCGCTTCGAGCACCCGGCGGTGTTCGGCTTGCAGCCGGTCGAAGGCCGCGTCGGGATCGGCACCCAGCGGCGGAATGCCCATCAACCCGACCAGTTCCAGGCCTTGGGACTCCTCGACCTGCGCACAGACCTGATCGAGGGCTCCCGGCGCCGTGATGTCGATGCCGCCGCGCGAGACATCGCCGTCCAGGCTGACCTGAACGTAGACGCGCAGCGGGTGCTGCCGTCCACCCTCGGCCAAACTCGCCGTAACCCCCCGTTCCAGCGCAGTTACCAGTTGCACGCTGTCGACCGAATGCGCGGTGTGCGCCCAGCGGGCCAGCGAACGGGCCTTCTTGCGCTGAATCCGACCCACCATGTGCCAGTGCAACTCTCGCGAATCCGACCGCCCGGATGCCGCCGAAGCCGCCGCCAAGCGAGTGAGTTCCGCCACCTTTGCCGCCGCTTCTTGTTCCCGCGATTCACCAACCGACCGACAACCCAATCGAGACAAAATTGCGACATCGGTTGCCGGAAAGAATTTGGTAATAGGGAGAAGTTCAATTTCGCTGACATTGCGACCCGCCGCTTCCGCGGCCACCGCTAGTCGCGAACGCACTGCCGCCAACGCGTGAGTCAATTCAGTTTCGCGGTTGCCCTGAGCCGATCCCGAGTCCGACATTCCAACCGCCATTGCGGTCACTCCATCCAGACTAGAGATGCCAGCCGCCCAGTCGGCGCGTCGCGGCGATGACTGAACAGAGCACGATCGGTCACCGTGCAACGCGGGTCGATGTCGATCGACGTGATGCCCAAATCCCTTAACTGGCAAGCTATTCCGGCCCGAAGATCGAGGCCGGGCTTTCCGTTCGCGGTGGTGGCGCGACTGCCGGGCAACGCCGCCTCGACCTCGTCGGCCATCGCCGCGGGCACTTCGTAGTTGCGCCCGCTGACCGCCGGCCCGAGCAGCGCCGAGATGTCTCCGGCCCGGGCGCCCAGCTTCAGCATCGCCTCGACCGTGCGAGCCACCACTCCCCGCTGCGCGCCGACTCGCCCGGCGTGGACCGCTGCGGCTACTCCCGCGCGCGCATCGGCCAGCAACACCGGCACACAGTCGGCGGTCACCACCGCCAACGCCAGTCGGGGCGTGCGCGTCACCAATGCGTCGGTGTCGTCGAACGCGGCATCCCTGGGCTCCTCGGCGACCTCGACCCGGTCGCCGTGGACCTGGTTCATCCACACCACCCGGCCGGTTCCCAGCCCAATGGCGCGGGCCAGTCGGACCCGATTGGCGGCGACCGCCGCGGGGTCGTCACCGACGTGGTCACCGAGATTGAAGGTATCGAACGGCGGCTTCGAGACGCCGCCCGCGCGGGTAGTCGTCACGCGCCGGATGCGAAAGCTCACCCCACCAGTATCCGGCGCGCGCGTGGCGTCAACGGCGCATGAAGGGCGGCACATCGACGTCGTCGTCATCGCCGCCAATACTGAGGGTCGCGCCGTTGGTATGCACCGGCACGCTCACGGCGTCGACAGGTTCGAACAGCGTCGAGGTGAGCTTGCCGGCCTTCGCCGACTCGATCCGGTGCGCTCCGCCGGTCTTCTCCCCCTTGTCGGCAGAACCGCCGACCACGGGTTTACGGCCGGACCCGGCCGCGTCGAAGCCCGCGGCGATGACGGTGACGCGCACCTCGTCGCCCAGCGAGTCGTCGATCACGGTGCCGAAGATGATGTTGGCGTCCTGGTGTGCGGCGTCCTGCACCAGCGATGCGGCCTCGTTGATCTCGAACAGGCCCAGGTCACTACCACCGGCGATCGACATCAGCACGCCCTGGGCGCCTTCCATCGAGGCTTCCAGCAGTGGCGAGTTGATCGCGATCTCGGCGGCCTTGAGCGACCGGCCTTCACCGCGGGCCGAGCCGATGCCCATCAGCGCGGTGCCCGCGCCGGACATGATGCCCTTGACGTCGGCGAAGTCGACGTTGATCAGACCGGGCGTGGTGATCAGGTCGGTGATGCCCTGAACCCCGTTGAGCAGCACCTCGTCGGCGCTGCGGAACGCGTCCATCAGCGACACCGCGGCATCGCCCATCTGCAGCAGCCGGTCGTTGGGAATGACGATCAGGGTGTCGCAGCTCTCGCGCAAGGAGCCGATACCGTTTTCGGCCTGGTTGCTGCGCCGCTTGCCTTCGAACGAGAACGGCCGGGTGACCACGCCGACGGTCAGCGCGCCCAGCTTGCGCGCGATGCTGGCGACGACGGGTGCGCCGCCGGTGCCGGTGCCGCCGCCTTCACCTGCGGTGACGAACACCATGTCCGCCCCGCGCAGCAGCTCTTCGATCTCGTCCTTGGCGTCCTCGGCGGCCTTGCGCCCGACCTCGGGGTCGGCGCCGGCGCCCAATCCTCGGGTGGAGTCGCGGCCGACGTCGAGCTTGACGTCGGCATCGCTCATCAACAAGGCCTGCGCGTCGGTGTTGATCGCGATGAACTCAACGCCCTTGAGGCCCTGTTCGATCATCCGGTTGACGGCGTTGACGCCGCCGCCACCGATACCCACAACCTTGATGACGGCCAGGTAATTGTGCGGGGGGGTCATCATCTCGTCTTCCTCCCTGGTGGGGATTCGGTTTCTACCGGTACAGTGGCGGTTCCCCGTGGCAAACTCTCAACCTCAACCATAGAGTTAGAGTTATGTCAAGTAGTTCCGCGCAACCAGAACGGTATGGGCAGCACGCGCGCTAACCCCGCAGGCGCGCCGACACGCGGTGCGCAAATTTTGGTCAATTTTTCCGCCTCCGCAGCTCACGAGATGGGCCCTGAGCGGGACCGAAGCGCCGGTCGCTACTTGACGGTGGGCAAATCAGGGCTGGACACGTCGTAGGTCTTGCCCGGCTGGGTGAGCAGCGCGGCCAGCTTTTCCGCCTTTTCGTCCGTCCGGTCGGTCGTGCCCCAGATCACCACTCGCCCATCGCCCAGGGTGAGCGTGATCGAGGCCAGCGACGGCGCCGCGATCCGGCCCACCTGGCCCGCCACCTCGGGACGCAGCGCCAGCAGCACCTGTAACGCGGCCTTGGTCGTCGGGTCGGCCGGTCCGGGGTTGGCGACGTCGATGTACGGCAGCGCCGGCGGTGGCGGACCGGTCGCGAAGTCGACGCCGTCGCGGTCGAACAGGTGCGGCCCGTCGGAAAAGTCCTTGACTACCACCGGAACTCGCTCGACGATCGTGATCCGCAGCGCCGACGGGTATTGACGCTGCACCCGGGCGCTGGCCACCCGGCGGATCGCCGCCACCCGGTCGGCGACCTGGTTGGTGTTGATCTGCAGCAGCGGTGTTCCGATCCGCACCCGCGCGGCGTCGAGGACCTCTTCGCGGGACACCGCGCCGGTCCCGGTGACCACGACGTTGCGCGCCGACATCACCGGCGTGAAGTAGAGGATCAGCGCCAGCCCGACCCCGACGACGACCAACATCACAGTCGCGAGCAGCATCTTCAGGCCGCGGACCACGCCGCGCGCAGGTTTTGGGGGGGAGGGCCCGTTGCCGATACGCCCGCTGGCCCGGCGCTTGGCATCGCGGCGCGCTTCCTCGATCGCGGTCGCCCGTTCCTGCGCGGCGCGCCGCTCGGCCCGCTCGCGCCGGGCCCGCCGGCGTGGCCCCTCGAAGTCGGCTTGCTCGTCCTCGGATGGACCGGTGTTCGGTTGGGCTTGGTCGATTGAGATCGGTTCGGTGATGGCGTTTTCGGCCGACTCGACAGGGCCGGGCGCGTCCGCGGCCTCGGGGGCGGCGTCGGCGACCAGGTCGGTGGGTGTGGGGTCGTTGGGCTCGGTCATCGCAGCACCCCGGGCGCACCCGGCGCGCTGCGGTTGGCCCGCACCCGCAGCGCGGTCACGATCTCGACGCCCAGTAGGGTCACGTCGCCGGCACCCATCGTCACGATCACGTCCCCGGGCCCGGCGGCAGCCGCCACCTGCTCGGCAACCGCGGAGAAATCCGGCAGGTAGTGCGCCGGCACGCTGACGTGCTCGGCGACGCTGGCCCCGCTGACCCCGGCCAGCGGCTTTTCCCGGGCGCCGTACACGTCGAGGACGAACACCTCGTCGGCGGCATCCAGTGCTCGGCCGAACTCAGCCGCGAAAGCCTTTGTCCGCGAATACAAATGGGGCTGGAATACCACCAACGAGCGGCCCTCGCCACCCTGCTCGACCACCGTGCGGACCGCCGCCAGCGTCGCGCTTATCTCGGTCGGATGGTGGGCGTAGTCGTCGAAAACCCGCACCGACCCCACCGTTGCGACCAGTTCGAAGCGCCGCCGCACACCCTCGAAACCGGCCAGCCCGTCGAGCACCTGGTCGGTCGGGGCGCCGACCTCGATCGCGGCCAGCAACGCGCCCAGCGCGTTGAGCGCCATGTGTCGTCCGGGCACGGACAGCCGCATCGCGCGTACGGGCCCGTCGCTCAATTGGATGTGCGCGACGGCTCCGGTGCCCTGCTGCTCCCACGACAGCAGTTTTCCGGCCAACTGCCGGTCCGGCTCCCCCTGCGCCCCAGACCCATATCGCAGCACCCGGATGCCGAGTTCGCTGCTGCGCTGCGCCAGCGCGGCCGCTCCCGGGTCGTCGGTGCACACCACCAGCGCTCCGCCCGGGGCCAGCCGCTCCACGAACGAGTCGAACACCGCGACGTAGGCGTCGGCGCTGCCGTAGAAGTCCAGGTGATCGGTTTCGATGTTGGTGACCACCGCGACGTCGGGGGTGTATTCCAGCAGCGAGCCGTCGCTTTCGTCGGCCTCGGCGACGAAACAGTCGCCGCTGCCGTGGTGGGCGTTGGTACCGGCCTCGCCGAGATCCCCGCCCACCGCGAACGACGGATCACGCCCGCAGTGCTGCAGGGCCACGATCAGCATCGACGTCGTCGTGGTTTTGCCGTGGGTGCCGGTGACCATCAGCGTGGTGCGCCCATCCATCAGCTTGGCCAGCACGGCCGGCCGCAACAGCACCGGAATACCGCGGCGCCGGGCCTCGACCAGCTCCGGGTTTGTCTTCGGGATGGCGGCGTGGGTGGTGATGACCGCGGTCGGGCCGCCGGGCAGCAGGTCCAGCGACGACGGGTCGTGTCCGATGTTGATCAGGGCGCCCCGGGCCCGCAGCGCGTGCACCCCGCGGGACTCCTTGGCGTCGGACCCGGATACCTGCGCGCCGCGGTCCAGCAGGATGCGGGCGATGCCCGACATTCCGGCGCCCCCGATGCCCACCATGTGCACCCGCCCAAGCTCGGGCGGCAACCGGTCGGCGCTCACGGCGTTTTCCCGGCCCTCCGGCCGGACCGCGGCCCCCTATCACGTGCTTGGCGCGCGATCGCCAGCGCCGCTTCGGCGACCTGACGCGCCGCGTCGCGATGCCCGACCCGCGCGGCCGCCGCGGTCATCGCCGCCAGCCGCGGCGGGTCGGTGAGCAGCCCACTCACCTCCCGGGCCACCAGGTCCGGGGTCAGGACGGCGTCGGGGACAACCATGCCTCCGCCGGCATTGACCACCGGCAGCGCGTTGAGTCGCTGCTCACCGTTGCCGATCGGTAGCGGAACGTAGATGGCCGGCAGGCCGACTGCCGACACCTCGGCGACCGTCATCGCCCCGGAGCGGCAGATGACCAGGTCGGCGGCCGCATAGGCCAGGTCCATCCGGTCGAGGTACGGCACCGCCCGGTAAGGCGGCTCGCCGTCGCGGGGTTCGCGCAGCTCGAGGGTGTTCTTCGGCCCGTGCGCGTGCAGCACGGACACGCCCGCGGCGGCCAGGTCGGCGGCCGCCGCCGAGACCGCGCGGTTGAGCGAGACCGCGCCCTGCGAACCGCCGAACACCAGCAACACCCGCGCGTCGTCGGCGAACCCGAAGTGCTGGCGTGCCTGCACCCGCAGCGCCGCGCGGTCCAGCGTGGCGATGGCCGCCCGGACCGGTACCCCCACCACCTCGGCGTTCCGCAGCCCGGAACCCCCCACCGCGGACAGGACGCGGGCCGCGGAGCGGGCGCCGACCCGGTTGGCCAGCCCGGCGCGGGCGTTGGCCTCGTGAATCAGCACCGGGATGTGCCGCCGGACCTTGGGGATACCGCGGGCGGCGAGATAGGCCGGCAGGGCCACGTAGCCACCGAAACCCACCACCACGTCGGCGTCGACGGCGTCGAGCACCGCGCGGGCCTCGCGAACGGCGCGCCACACCCGCGGTGGCAGCCGGGCCAGGTCGCCGCTGGGTTTACGCGGTAGCGGCACCGCAGTGATCAGCTCCAGCTGGTAGCCGCGTTCGGGCACCAGCCTGGTCTCGAGTCCGCGCGCGGTGCCCAACGCGGTGATCCGGACCTGCGGATCCAGCGCCCTCAGCGCATCGGCGACGGCCATCGCGGGCTCCACATGGCCGGCGGTGCCGCCGCCGGCCAGCACGACCGAGAAGGTGGCCGCAACCGATACCCGGGCCGATGATGCGGCACCGGCGGGCGAGGGAC
The DNA window shown above is from Mycobacterium sp. Aquia_216 and carries:
- the ftsZ gene encoding cell division protein FtsZ, yielding MTPPHNYLAVIKVVGIGGGGVNAVNRMIEQGLKGVEFIAINTDAQALLMSDADVKLDVGRDSTRGLGAGADPEVGRKAAEDAKDEIEELLRGADMVFVTAGEGGGTGTGGAPVVASIARKLGALTVGVVTRPFSFEGKRRSNQAENGIGSLRESCDTLIVIPNDRLLQMGDAAVSLMDAFRSADEVLLNGVQGITDLITTPGLINVDFADVKGIMSGAGTALMGIGSARGEGRSLKAAEIAINSPLLEASMEGAQGVLMSIAGGSDLGLFEINEAASLVQDAAHQDANIIFGTVIDDSLGDEVRVTVIAAGFDAAGSGRKPVVGGSADKGEKTGGAHRIESAKAGKLTSTLFEPVDAVSVPVHTNGATLSIGGDDDDVDVPPFMRR
- the murC gene encoding UDP-N-acetylmuramate--L-alanine ligase, with translation MSADRLPPELGRVHMVGIGGAGMSGIARILLDRGAQVSGSDAKESRGVHALRARGALINIGHDPSSLDLLPGGPTAVITTHAAIPKTNPELVEARRRGIPVLLRPAVLAKLMDGRTTLMVTGTHGKTTTTSMLIVALQHCGRDPSFAVGGDLGEAGTNAHHGSGDCFVAEADESDGSLLEYTPDVAVVTNIETDHLDFYGSADAYVAVFDSFVERLAPGGALVVCTDDPGAAALAQRSSELGIRVLRYGSGAQGEPDRQLAGKLLSWEQQGTGAVAHIQLSDGPVRAMRLSVPGRHMALNALGALLAAIEVGAPTDQVLDGLAGFEGVRRRFELVATVGSVRVFDDYAHHPTEISATLAAVRTVVEQGGEGRSLVVFQPHLYSRTKAFAAEFGRALDAADEVFVLDVYGAREKPLAGVSGASVAEHVSVPAHYLPDFSAVAEQVAAAAGPGDVIVTMGAGDVTLLGVEIVTALRVRANRSAPGAPGVLR
- a CDS encoding cell division protein SepF; the protein is MSTLHKVKAYFGMAPMDDYEDEYYDDRAPSRGFPRARFDDGYGRGYEGRDYDDPRGEPAEYAPAGYRGGYPEEPRYGSVAPREFDRGPEMGRPRLGSWLRGSTRGALAMDPRRMAMMFEDGHPLSKITTLRPKDYSEARTIGERFRDGTPVIMDLVSMDNADAKRLVDFAAGLAFALRGSFDKVATKVFLLSPADVDVTPEERRRIAETGFYAYQ
- the wag31 gene encoding DivIVA-like cell division protein Wag31 is translated as MPLTPADVHNVAFSKPPIGKRGYNEDEVDAFLDLVENELTRLIEENSDLRQRVEELDRELASGGGAAAAAPAAAAAPTPAVPVFEPEPEPVKPAPAPAATGTNEEQALKAARVLSLAQDTADRLTSSAQAESEKLLSDARTNADQILTEARQTAEAQIADAKQRSEAMLADAQTRSEAQLRQAQEKADALQADAERKHSEIMGTINQQRTVLEGRLEQLRTFEREYRTRLKTYLESQLEELGQRGSAAPVDSSADAGGFDQFNRGNN
- the pgeF gene encoding peptidoglycan editing factor PgeF encodes the protein MSFRIRRVTTTRAGGVSKPPFDTFNLGDHVGDDPAAVAANRVRLARAIGLGTGRVVWMNQVHGDRVEVAEEPRDAAFDDTDALVTRTPRLALAVVTADCVPVLLADARAGVAAAVHAGRVGAQRGVVARTVEAMLKLGARAGDISALLGPAVSGRNYEVPAAMADEVEAALPGSRATTANGKPGLDLRAGIACQLRDLGITSIDIDPRCTVTDRALFSHRRDAPTGRLASLVWME
- a CDS encoding YggT family protein, whose product is MVLFFQILGFALFIFWLLLIARVVVEFIRSFSRDWHPTGITVVILEIIMSITDPPVKLLRRLIPQLTIGAVRFDLSIMVLLLVAFIGMQLAFGAAA
- the murG gene encoding undecaprenyldiphospho-muramoylpentapeptide beta-N-acetylglucosaminyltransferase — translated: MNHTITESTGGQGGGPSPAGAASSARVSVAATFSVVLAGGGTAGHVEPAMAVADALRALDPQVRITALGTARGLETRLVPERGYQLELITAVPLPRKPSGDLARLPPRVWRAVREARAVLDAVDADVVVGFGGYVALPAYLAARGIPKVRRHIPVLIHEANARAGLANRVGARSAARVLSAVGGSGLRNAEVVGVPVRAAIATLDRAALRVQARQHFGFADDARVLLVFGGSQGAVSLNRAVSAAAADLAAAGVSVLHAHGPKNTLELREPRDGEPPYRAVPYLDRMDLAYAAADLVICRSGAMTVAEVSAVGLPAIYVPLPIGNGEQRLNALPVVNAGGGMVVPDAVLTPDLVAREVSGLLTDPPRLAAMTAAAARVGHRDAARQVAEAALAIARQARDRGPRSGRRAGKTP
- a CDS encoding cell division protein FtsQ/DivIB, whose product is MTEPNDPTPTDLVADAAPEAADAPGPVESAENAITEPISIDQAQPNTGPSEDEQADFEGPRRRARRERAERRAAQERATAIEEARRDAKRRASGRIGNGPSPPKPARGVVRGLKMLLATVMLVVVGVGLALILYFTPVMSARNVVVTGTGAVSREEVLDAARVRIGTPLLQINTNQVADRVAAIRRVASARVQRQYPSALRITIVERVPVVVKDFSDGPHLFDRDGVDFATGPPPPALPYIDVANPGPADPTTKAALQVLLALRPEVAGQVGRIAAPSLASITLTLGDGRVVIWGTTDRTDEKAEKLAALLTQPGKTYDVSSPDLPTVK
- a CDS encoding YggS family pyridoxal phosphate-dependent enzyme; this encodes MSDSGSAQGNRETELTHALAAVRSRLAVAAEAAGRNVSEIELLPITKFFPATDVAILSRLGCRSVGESREQEAAAKVAELTRLAAASAASGRSDSRELHWHMVGRIQRKKARSLARWAHTAHSVDSVQLVTALERGVTASLAEGGRQHPLRVYVQVSLDGDVSRGGIDITAPGALDQVCAQVEESQGLELVGLMGIPPLGADPDAAFDRLQAEHRRVLEAHPNAVGLSAGMSNDFEIAVKHGSTCVRVGTALLGPRRLPSP